Proteins encoded within one genomic window of Deinococcus hopiensis KR-140:
- a CDS encoding helicase HerA domain-containing protein translates to MLPYWDIHNNIMVLKDGRLMYGFYFEPPTHIHFTSDNLQKRNSRLKAVFDLAVPDGETLTTYTSLRTAHEGDVADTRSHANSCPDPVIKELTHARAALLESKIARGEVSHWRFFATVTVTPPPEDRFSKDAPPSSTELDAAVNNALALQAATVAQMRASGFRAEAMTGQDVFTEAFFYLNPSWPEAPEFVPQGEREIYSMRRGVPDQQSLIRQLTTAAGNNLHSKHFIVGDRFVDVLSLSRLPEYTETGYLKEITDELHGTYYVVVQATRENDYDVSNELEKKKNDLWTRVKSPGVIPNGKAVNLLDQIELAQRLEGLESRFDAAVSVVLVAQTAQELETMKRKARGNMTRLRGGMPITYGFQANAQYLALLPFGGGRSGFEFKPYTNNVIDLFPPVSPWKGFEEGAITYQNRDKSLIRFDLFTKNTVTAHFCVFAPTGSGKTVLVQSLLNAELAKYPDAAVIVTDAKQDFGYFFRSIQDAEIITFGYGSDTRLNVFDLEEGADAPDGEKLASLMTFIRIFVEPPRDLRDKGYEDVAITEGIMAIYVQFKNEQRAPQMSDLYRMLTVIENYTDSGRQMEPRVIEAARSVAVRLRKALGASPVAPFVDCQSNKKLTARRIYLSLYGIPEDDELMKRISQHIIKNVVWTTAKNYPRGVKKFIFFDEFENQVQTDDELDAVKRMLRVFRSFGVSFGMGTQSATASQYFGDLRDSFSHLFIGRYSKDVAKDVVRVLSLPEVMAELLPTLNNVVGQYSEFALLVQQSGELNSNEKIGDIIQVQESKLALWVFNSGNQEVAEKDRYVAAANGNVIEGVRKLVTDKFGSHI, encoded by the coding sequence AGCCGCCCACCCACATCCATTTTACGAGCGATAACCTACAAAAGCGGAACAGCCGCCTCAAGGCGGTATTTGATCTGGCCGTTCCTGATGGGGAAACGCTGACCACGTATACGAGTCTGCGGACCGCCCATGAGGGTGATGTCGCGGATACGCGGAGTCATGCGAACAGCTGCCCTGATCCCGTCATCAAAGAACTCACGCACGCTCGCGCGGCCCTGCTGGAGTCGAAGATTGCCCGTGGGGAAGTGTCGCACTGGCGGTTTTTCGCCACGGTGACGGTCACGCCTCCCCCCGAGGACCGCTTTAGCAAGGACGCGCCGCCCAGCAGCACCGAGCTGGACGCTGCCGTGAACAACGCCCTGGCACTCCAGGCGGCGACGGTGGCCCAGATGCGTGCTTCCGGCTTCCGGGCAGAAGCGATGACGGGGCAGGACGTGTTTACCGAGGCCTTCTTTTACCTCAACCCCAGTTGGCCCGAAGCGCCCGAGTTCGTTCCCCAGGGGGAGCGGGAGATTTACAGCATGAGGCGCGGCGTGCCCGACCAGCAGAGCTTGATTCGCCAGCTCACCACGGCAGCCGGGAACAACCTGCACTCCAAGCACTTCATCGTGGGTGACCGGTTCGTGGACGTGCTCAGCCTCAGCCGCCTGCCGGAGTACACGGAGACGGGCTACCTCAAAGAGATCACGGACGAGCTGCACGGCACCTATTACGTGGTGGTGCAGGCCACCCGTGAGAACGACTACGACGTGAGCAACGAGCTGGAGAAGAAGAAGAACGACCTGTGGACCCGCGTCAAATCCCCTGGCGTAATTCCCAACGGCAAGGCCGTCAACCTGCTCGATCAGATCGAGCTGGCCCAACGGCTCGAAGGTCTGGAAAGCCGGTTTGACGCGGCTGTATCGGTGGTCCTCGTCGCGCAGACGGCCCAGGAGTTGGAGACGATGAAGCGCAAGGCGCGCGGCAACATGACCCGCCTGCGTGGGGGAATGCCAATCACCTACGGTTTTCAGGCCAACGCGCAGTACCTCGCGCTGCTCCCCTTCGGCGGGGGCCGCAGCGGGTTCGAGTTCAAGCCCTACACCAACAACGTCATTGACCTCTTCCCTCCTGTCTCCCCCTGGAAAGGCTTCGAGGAAGGCGCGATCACCTACCAGAACCGTGACAAGTCCCTGATCCGCTTCGATCTGTTCACCAAGAACACCGTAACCGCGCATTTCTGTGTTTTCGCGCCCACCGGCTCCGGTAAGACGGTTCTCGTGCAGTCGCTGCTCAACGCTGAGCTGGCGAAGTACCCCGACGCTGCCGTGATCGTGACAGACGCCAAACAGGACTTCGGCTACTTCTTCCGCTCTATTCAGGACGCGGAGATCATCACCTTTGGATATGGGTCCGACACCCGCCTGAACGTGTTCGACCTGGAGGAAGGGGCCGACGCGCCCGACGGCGAGAAGCTGGCCTCCCTGATGACCTTCATTCGGATCTTCGTCGAGCCGCCGCGGGACCTGCGCGACAAGGGCTACGAGGACGTGGCGATCACCGAAGGCATCATGGCGATCTACGTTCAGTTCAAGAACGAGCAGCGCGCCCCCCAGATGAGCGACCTCTACCGGATGCTGACGGTGATTGAGAACTACACCGATAGCGGCAGGCAGATGGAGCCGCGCGTAATCGAGGCGGCGCGCAGTGTGGCTGTCCGCCTCCGCAAAGCCCTGGGAGCCAGCCCTGTTGCTCCTTTCGTGGATTGCCAGTCCAACAAGAAGCTCACCGCGAGGAGGATCTACCTGAGCCTGTACGGCATTCCCGAGGACGACGAGCTGATGAAGCGCATTAGCCAGCACATCATCAAAAACGTCGTGTGGACGACTGCCAAGAACTATCCCCGTGGTGTCAAGAAGTTCATTTTCTTTGATGAGTTCGAGAACCAGGTGCAGACCGACGATGAGCTGGATGCCGTAAAGCGGATGTTGCGCGTCTTCCGTTCATTCGGGGTGAGCTTTGGCATGGGCACGCAGTCCGCAACGGCCAGCCAATACTTTGGGGACCTCCGGGACAGCTTCTCGCACCTGTTCATCGGGCGGTACTCGAAGGACGTGGCGAAGGACGTGGTGCGGGTCCTGAGCCTCCCCGAAGTCATGGCGGAGCTGCTGCCCACTCTCAACAACGTGGTGGGCCAATACTCCGAATTTGCCCTGTTGGTGCAGCAGTCCGGTGAGCTGAACAGCAACGAGAAGATTGGGGACATCATTCAGGTGCAGGAAAGCAAGCTCGCCCTCTGGGTGTTCAACAGTGGCAACCAGGAGGTTGCCGAGAAAGACCGCTATGTGGCCGCCGCTAATGGCAACGTCATTGAGGGCGTCCGCAAGCTGGTCACAGACAAATTCGGGAGCCACATATGA
- a CDS encoding ATP-binding protein — protein sequence MEFTREAVEARIQKDYQKLLAILPADIREVLQGVISDTEEVKLRFGREMKIKHHGTWHKYPHLVIGQSHLTDFRSRLDHIRDDNRTGIDGTGHRISRIPSADGRGTDGFNIRVARFYVGVGEVLRARLHEDPTMLIMGLAGKGKSTLLRDVTRIIAEKYDANVTIVDTSNEVAGDGRTPHPGIGEADRYFVPVKAKQHEVMLEAIANNSAHIIVIDEVQTKLEADTIRHLSAKGEFVATTHGDSITEIIENELLAALFHPTPCLGGA from the coding sequence ATGGAATTCACCCGAGAAGCCGTCGAAGCGAGAATCCAGAAGGACTACCAGAAGCTGCTTGCAATACTTCCCGCCGATATTCGGGAGGTATTGCAAGGCGTCATTTCAGACACTGAAGAGGTCAAGCTCCGGTTTGGCCGTGAGATGAAGATCAAGCATCATGGCACCTGGCACAAGTACCCGCATCTGGTGATCGGTCAGAGCCACCTCACGGACTTCCGCTCCCGACTGGACCACATCCGTGACGACAACCGCACCGGCATTGACGGGACCGGCCACCGCATCAGCCGGATTCCCAGTGCCGACGGCAGGGGCACGGACGGCTTTAACATCCGCGTCGCCCGCTTCTACGTGGGTGTGGGCGAGGTCCTGCGCGCTCGCCTGCACGAGGACCCAACCATGCTCATCATGGGCCTGGCCGGCAAAGGGAAAAGCACCTTGCTCCGCGACGTGACCCGCATCATCGCGGAGAAGTACGACGCCAACGTGACCATCGTGGACACCTCAAACGAAGTGGCGGGCGACGGGCGCACACCCCACCCAGGAATTGGGGAAGCCGACCGCTACTTTGTGCCAGTGAAGGCCAAGCAGCACGAGGTGATGCTGGAGGCCATTGCCAACAACTCGGCGCACATCATCGTGATTGACGAGGTGCAGACCAAGCTGGAAGCAGACACCATCCGGCACCTTTCAGCGAAGGGTGAATTTGTTGCCACCACCCACGGGGACAGCATCACGGAGATCATTGAGAACGAGCTGCTGGCCGCCCTGTTTCACCCCACCCCCTGTTTAGGTGGGGCCTGA
- a CDS encoding peptidoglycan-binding domain-containing protein: protein MRTGIFAAVTIALVTQAPAAFASQLSWEAIRQGDTGREVYTLQYLLREAGLTVSIDGIFGTDTDARVRDFQRAKGLTVDGVVGGNTWEALIKTVRQGDNNNAVRAVQDQLRSGYGYASVTVDGIFGSGTDTAVRDFQTKRELGADGIVGLNTWHALVNGSGTVGTGTGGTTATLASQILSNGRITLGTSSDTTGGNPKQNMVDTSNGLPVKRGCATNANCGLTTTLKRSMLEGMLKVANTGTIYITSIAGGKHSANSDHYAGLAFDIGIWNGTSLSSPNSAHTAARNACIAAGSDPSQTFDAYHDPTGGHKNHVHCAWN from the coding sequence ATGCGTACAGGAATCTTTGCCGCCGTCACCATCGCCCTCGTTACGCAGGCCCCTGCCGCCTTCGCCTCCCAACTCAGCTGGGAAGCCATCCGGCAAGGTGACACGGGCCGCGAGGTCTACACCCTGCAGTACCTCCTCCGGGAAGCAGGCCTCACGGTCAGCATCGACGGAATCTTCGGGACAGACACCGATGCCCGCGTGCGCGACTTTCAGCGGGCCAAAGGGCTGACGGTGGACGGCGTGGTGGGGGGCAACACCTGGGAAGCCCTGATCAAGACCGTGCGTCAGGGCGACAACAACAACGCGGTGCGGGCAGTGCAGGACCAACTGCGGAGCGGTTACGGCTACGCCAGCGTGACTGTCGATGGAATTTTCGGCTCCGGGACAGATACCGCCGTGCGCGACTTCCAGACGAAGCGTGAACTGGGTGCCGACGGCATCGTGGGCCTGAACACCTGGCACGCCCTGGTGAACGGAAGTGGCACCGTGGGGACGGGCACTGGCGGCACCACCGCTACCCTGGCCTCGCAGATTCTGAGCAATGGCCGCATCACGCTGGGCACAAGCAGCGACACCACCGGGGGGAATCCCAAGCAGAACATGGTGGACACTTCGAACGGCCTGCCCGTCAAGCGGGGGTGCGCGACCAACGCGAACTGCGGGCTGACGACCACGCTGAAACGGTCGATGCTGGAGGGGATGCTGAAGGTCGCCAACACGGGGACGATCTACATCACGTCCATCGCGGGGGGGAAGCACTCGGCCAACTCGGACCATTACGCGGGGCTGGCCTTTGATATCGGGATCTGGAACGGCACCAGCCTGTCGAGTCCGAACAGTGCGCACACGGCGGCACGCAATGCGTGCATTGCGGCGGGGTCCGACCCCAGCCAGACGTTCGACGCGTATCACGACCCCACAGGTGGGCATAAGAACCACGTCCACTGCGCCTGGAACTGA
- a CDS encoding excalibur calcium-binding domain-containing protein, producing the protein MGYWDGLDQDGDGVACE; encoded by the coding sequence CTGGGATACTGGGATGGGTTGGACCAGGATGGAGATGGCGTAGCCTGCGAGTGA